One genomic window of Salvia miltiorrhiza cultivar Shanhuang (shh) chromosome 4, IMPLAD_Smil_shh, whole genome shotgun sequence includes the following:
- the LOC131020994 gene encoding pectinesterase-like, translating into MGDVDADADAGTVMALIFFGLVLVAVISAAVTTARNGAGPPEVASTTKAVEAICSPTQYKDTCQDSLSDANTTDPRKLIETAIGVAVGSIRDVLTSTSVLQEAANDPMTRGAFAVCGDVLEKAAGDLRRSVGKVDAFDPARAGEYVADLRTWLSAVVANQETCVDAFENTTGGVGERMRKLLKNARELSSNGLAMVTDLSEFVGGGGGGREVAVEEGDEFVGRRLTATVSLEPTIVVAKDGSGQFKTINDAIASLPKENNDSFIVIHIKAGVYNENVDIPKGLNKIVLVGDGPTATRLTGKRSMAGGHQTYYTATLATNGDDFLAKDLAVENTAGPEGYQALAVRVSGDRSILYNVHMDGYQDTLCADIYRQYYRNCTITGTIDYVFGNSVALFQDCTFVTRKPGPSQECVVTAQGRFDLKSNSAIIIQNGRFIAEQAFLDVKPKIASYLGRPWKELSTTIIMQSDIGGFIEPEGWAPWIGAYGLDTCYYVEYENRGPGANRTGRVTWKGIQSLKAEQINRWTGGVVFGDDAWIKDSGVPYVPTMMQVKRH; encoded by the exons ATGGGGGACGTGGATGCGGACGCGGACGCGGGCACTGTGATGGCCCTCATTTTCTTCGGTCTCGTGTTGGTGGCAGTCATCAGCGCCGCCGTCACCACCGCCCGGAACGGTGCCGGCCCACCGGAGGTAGCATCCACCACTAAGGCTGTGGAGGCCATCTGCTCCCCAACCCAATACAAGGACACGTGTCAGGACAGCCTCTCCGACGCCAACACCACCGACCCCCGGAAGCTCATCGAGACGGCGATCGGCGTCGCCGTCGGCAGCATCCGCGACGTCCTCACGAGCACGTCCGTCCTGCAGGAGGCGGCGAACGACCCCATGACCAGGGGGGCGTTCGCCGTCTGCGGGGACGTGCTCGAGAAGGCCGCCGGCGACCTGCGCCGCTCCGTCGGCAAGGTCGACGCGTTCGACCCCGCCAGGGCGGGGGAGTACGTCGCCGACCTGCGGACGTGGCTGAGCGCCGTCGTCGCGAACCAGGAGACGTGCGTCGACGCCTTCGAGAACACCACCGGCGGCGTCGGGGAGAGGATGAGGAAGCTGCTGAAGAACGCCAGGGAGCTCTCGAGCAACGGCCTGGCCATGGTGACGGATCTCTCGGAgttcgtcggcggcggcggcggcggccgggaGGTAGCGGTGGAGGAGGGCGACGAATTCGTCGGCAGGCGGCTGACGGCCACGGTGTCGTTGGAGCCGACGATCGTGGTGGCGAAAGACGGCAGCGGCCAGTTCAAGACCATCAACGACGCCATCGCTTCGTTGCCGAAGGAGAACAATGATTCATTCATCGTGATCCATATCAAGGCCGGCGTCTACAATGAGAACGTCGATATCCCCAAAGGGCTCAATAAAATCGTGCTCGTCGGCGACGGGCCGACCGCCACCAGACTCACCGGAAAGAGGAGTATGGCCGGAGGTCATCAGACCTACTACACCGCCACACTCG CTACAAATGGAGATGATTTCTTGGCCAAGGACCTCGCCGTGGAGAATACGGCGGGGCCCGAAGGCTATCAAGCCTTGGCCGTGCGAGTCTCCGGCGACCGGAGCATCTTGTACAACGTCCACATGGACGGTTATCAAGACACCCTATGCGCCGACATCTATCGCCAGTACTATCGGAATTGCACCATCACCGGCACCATCGACTACGTCTTCGGGAACAGCGTCGCCCTCTTCCAGGATTGCACGTTCGTGACGCGGAAGCCCGGCCCGAGCCAGGAGTGCGTGGTGACCGCTCAGGGCCGGTTCGACCTAAAGAGCAAcagtgccatcataatccaaAACGGCCGGTTCATCGCCGAACAGGCGTTCCTAGACGTGAAGCCGAAGATCGCTTCGTACCTCGGCCGACCGTGGAAGGAGCTGTCCACGACCATCATCATGCAATCCGACATCGGGGGCTTCATCGAACCGGAAGGGTGGGCCCCGTGGATCGGGGCCTACGGGCTCGACACATGCTACTACGTCGAGTACGAGAACCGGGGACCCGGAGCGAATAGAACGGGTCGGGTCACGTGGAAGGGCATTCAATCTTTGAAGGCGGAGCAGATTAATAGATGGACCGGCGGAGTTGTCTTCGGCGACGATGCTTGGATCAAGGATTCCGGCGTTCCGTACGTCCCGACAATGATGCAAGTTAAGAGACATTAA